Proteins encoded in a region of the Theropithecus gelada isolate Dixy unplaced genomic scaffold, Tgel_1.0 HiC_scaffold_3069, whole genome shotgun sequence genome:
- the LOC112617645 gene encoding hemoglobin subunit gamma: protein MGHFTEEDKGTITSLWGKVNVEDVGGETLGRLLVVYPWTQRFFDSFGNLSSASAIMGNPKVKAHGKKVLTSLGDAIKNLDDLKGTFAQLSELHCDKLHVDPENFRLLGNVLVTVLAIHFGKEFTPEVQASWQKMVAGVASALSSRYH from the exons ATGGgtcatttcacagaggaggacaAGGGTACTATCACAAGCCTGTGGGGCAAGGTGAATGTGGAAGATGTTGGAGGAGAAACTCTGGGAAG GCTCCTGGTTGTCTACCCATGGACCCAGAGGTTCTTTGACAGTTTTGGCAACCTGtcctctgcctctgccatcaTGGGCAACCCCAAGGTCAAGGCACACGGCAAGAAGGTGCTGACTTCCTTGGGAGATGCCATAAAGAACCTGGATGATCTCAAGGGCACCTTTGCCCAGCTGAGTGAGCTGCACTGTGACAAGCTGCATGTGGATCCTGAGAACTTCAgg CTCCTGGGAAATGTGCTGGTGACTGTTTTGGCAATCCATTTCGGCAAAGAATTCACCCCTGAAGTGCAGGCTTCCTGGCAGAAGATGGTGGCTGGAGTGGCCAGTGCCCTGTCCTCCAGATACCACTGA